One genomic segment of Bacteroides caccae includes these proteins:
- a CDS encoding sigma-70 family RNA polymerase sigma factor — protein MRQLKITKSITNRESASLDKYLQEIGREDLITVEEEVELAQRIRKGDRVALEKLTRANLRFVVSVAKQYQNQGLSLPDLINEGNLGLIKAAEKFDETRGFKFISYAVWWIRQSILQALAEQSRIVRLPLNQVGSLNKISKAFSKFEQENERRPSPEELADELEIPVDKISDTLKVSGRHISVDAPFVEGEDNSLLDVLVNDDSPMADRSLVNESLAREIDRALSTLTDREKEIIQMFFGIGQQEMTLEEIGDKFGLTRERVRQIKEKAIRRLRQSNRSKLLKSYLG, from the coding sequence ATGAGACAACTAAAGATTACCAAAAGTATCACTAACAGAGAGAGCGCTTCTCTTGATAAGTATTTGCAGGAAATCGGCCGTGAAGACCTGATTACTGTTGAGGAAGAAGTGGAACTCGCTCAACGCATTCGTAAGGGTGACCGTGTAGCATTGGAAAAATTGACACGTGCCAATCTTCGTTTCGTCGTATCTGTGGCCAAACAGTACCAGAACCAGGGTTTGAGTTTGCCTGACTTGATTAATGAAGGCAATTTAGGACTGATTAAGGCTGCCGAAAAGTTTGATGAAACACGTGGGTTCAAGTTTATCAGCTACGCTGTATGGTGGATTCGCCAGTCTATTCTGCAAGCATTGGCAGAGCAGTCGCGTATTGTTCGTCTCCCGTTGAACCAGGTCGGTTCGCTGAATAAAATCAGTAAAGCCTTCTCCAAGTTCGAACAGGAAAACGAGCGGCGTCCGTCTCCTGAGGAGTTGGCAGATGAACTGGAAATTCCGGTTGATAAAATCTCTGATACGCTGAAGGTGTCCGGCCGTCATATTTCGGTGGATGCGCCTTTTGTGGAAGGAGAGGATAACAGCCTGTTGGATGTGTTGGTGAACGATGATTCGCCAATGGCGGACCGCTCTCTGGTTAATGAGTCTCTTGCGAGGGAAATTGATAGAGCTCTTTCTACGTTAACCGATAGAGAAAAAGAAATCATTCAGATGTTTTTTGGTATCGGACAACAGGAAATGACATTAGAAGAAATCGGCGATAAGTTTGGCCTCACACGTGAGCGCGTTCGTCAGATTAAAGAAAAAGCAATTAGAAGACTTAGACAAAGTAATCGTAGTAAATTGCTCAAATCTTACTTGGGATAA
- a CDS encoding clostripain-related cysteine peptidase: protein MKKIKILSLFVCLIALLAACEDEDITPSYGARTVLVYIAGNNSLGQSDFDSKDVSEMIEGMKGTEGTTNNLLVYFAGYKKTAKLIRLIKNGKGEVKQETVMSYDKHNSVSLDVMKDVFRTAFSNYPAKSYGIVFWSHGDGWLHYQNPSTRWWGQDTSDGDYRMNISDLHEALSVAPHFDFMLFDACYMQSVEVIYQLRDRTDYFIGSPTEIPGPGAPYEAVVPALFSQDKPEINIAESYYTVYAEKYNNGIGISNENWTGGVSVSVVKSSELPALATATKGVLQTAASMQQRANIDITGILCYDPLRSKNYHDLMGLMKKIQKNQQAFDNYAHAYQNAVVWKNTTDNNYCTYPSGYGEMVSMNGFEGLSTYILRGNDVKQDAYYRQSVEWYSAAGWADVYW from the coding sequence ATGAAAAAGATTAAAATACTTTCCCTTTTTGTATGCTTGATAGCATTATTGGCAGCCTGTGAAGATGAAGATATAACACCCTCTTATGGTGCACGTACAGTATTGGTTTATATTGCAGGTAATAATAGCCTCGGTCAGTCTGACTTTGATTCAAAGGATGTGTCGGAAATGATAGAAGGAATGAAAGGCACGGAGGGGACAACAAACAACCTGTTGGTTTATTTTGCTGGTTATAAGAAGACTGCCAAGCTGATTCGTCTGATAAAAAATGGAAAAGGCGAGGTGAAACAGGAAACTGTAATGAGTTATGATAAACACAATTCGGTTAGTCTTGACGTGATGAAGGATGTTTTTAGAACGGCCTTCTCTAATTATCCGGCTAAGAGTTATGGAATTGTTTTTTGGTCTCATGGCGATGGGTGGCTGCATTATCAGAACCCCTCAACTCGTTGGTGGGGACAGGATACAAGCGATGGAGATTATCGAATGAATATTTCGGATTTGCACGAGGCATTGTCTGTTGCTCCTCATTTTGATTTTATGCTGTTTGATGCTTGTTATATGCAGTCTGTTGAAGTGATTTATCAATTACGTGACCGTACTGATTATTTTATAGGTTCTCCTACGGAAATACCGGGACCGGGTGCTCCGTATGAAGCAGTGGTTCCCGCATTATTCTCACAAGATAAACCGGAAATTAATATTGCAGAGAGCTATTATACAGTTTATGCTGAAAAATATAATAATGGCATAGGGATTTCTAACGAAAACTGGACGGGTGGAGTCTCTGTTTCGGTTGTTAAGAGTAGTGAGCTTCCGGCATTGGCTACTGCCACTAAAGGGGTTTTGCAGACAGCTGCTTCAATGCAGCAAAGAGCTAATATAGATATTACGGGGATTTTGTGCTATGATCCTTTGCGCAGTAAGAACTATCATGATTTAATGGGATTGATGAAAAAAATCCAAAAAAACCAACAAGCATTTGATAACTATGCCCATGCATACCAAAACGCTGTTGTTTGGAAGAATACTACGGATAATAATTATTGTACCTATCCTTCGGGGTATGGGGAAATGGTTTCAATGAACGGTTTTGAAGGACTTTCTACTTATATATTACGGGGGAATGATGTAAAGCAAGATGCATATTATCGTCAGTCGGTAGAATGGTATTCCGCTGCCGGTTGGGCTGATGTATATTGGTAA
- a CDS encoding dipeptide epimerase — MQNRRDFLKTAAFAALGSGLVVRQALAGELSPSTLYINKLGLGGKMKMKFFPYELKLRHVFTVATYSRTTTPDVQVEIEYEGITGYGEASMPPYLGETVESVMNFLRKVNLEQFSDPFQLEDILSYIDSLSPKDTAAKAAVDIALHDLVGKLLGAPWYQIWGLNKEKTPSTTFTIGIDTPDVVRAKTKECAGRFNILKVKLGRDNDKEMIETIRSVTDLPIAIDANQGWKDRQYALDMIHWLKEKGIVMIEQPMPKEQLDDIAWITQQSPLPIFADESLQRLGDVAALKGAFTGINIKLMKCTGMREAWKMVTLAHALGMRVMVGCMTETSCAISAASQFSPLVDFADLDGNLLISNDRFKGVEVVRGKITLNDLPGIGVMKI, encoded by the coding sequence ATGCAAAACAGAAGAGATTTCTTGAAAACGGCGGCTTTTGCAGCTTTAGGTTCCGGGCTAGTGGTTCGCCAGGCATTGGCCGGGGAATTATCACCTTCTACCTTATATATAAATAAACTCGGCTTGGGCGGGAAGATGAAAATGAAGTTTTTCCCTTATGAGTTGAAATTAAGACATGTATTTACTGTGGCCACCTATTCGCGTACTACAACTCCCGACGTACAGGTGGAAATAGAATATGAAGGGATCACCGGATACGGGGAGGCTTCTATGCCCCCTTATTTAGGTGAAACAGTGGAGTCTGTCATGAATTTCCTCAGGAAGGTGAACTTGGAGCAGTTTTCTGATCCTTTTCAGTTAGAAGACATTTTGTCATACATTGACAGTCTCTCGCCGAAAGATACTGCAGCTAAAGCAGCAGTGGATATTGCTCTTCACGATTTAGTGGGAAAATTGCTGGGTGCTCCGTGGTATCAGATATGGGGATTGAATAAGGAAAAGACGCCTTCTACCACTTTTACTATTGGCATTGATACTCCGGATGTGGTGCGTGCGAAAACAAAAGAATGTGCCGGGCGGTTTAATATATTAAAGGTGAAACTGGGACGGGACAATGATAAAGAGATGATTGAGACCATTCGCTCGGTGACAGACCTTCCGATAGCGATAGACGCTAATCAAGGTTGGAAAGACCGTCAGTACGCGCTCGATATGATTCATTGGCTGAAAGAAAAAGGGATTGTGATGATAGAGCAGCCTATGCCGAAAGAGCAGTTGGATGACATTGCGTGGATAACCCAGCAGAGTCCGTTGCCGATATTTGCCGATGAGTCTTTGCAGCGTTTGGGAGATGTGGCAGCATTGAAAGGTGCTTTTACGGGAATTAATATCAAGTTGATGAAATGTACCGGTATGCGTGAGGCATGGAAAATGGTGACATTGGCGCACGCGCTCGGTATGCGTGTAATGGTAGGGTGTATGACAGAGACTTCCTGTGCTATATCTGCCGCTTCGCAATTCTCGCCACTCGTTGATTTTGCCGACCTGGATGGCAACCTGCTTATCTCCAACGACCGCTTTAAAGGAGTGGAAGTAGTGCGAGGAAAAATCACCCTGAATGATTTGCCCGGGATAGGTGTCATGAAAATCTAG
- a CDS encoding trypsin-like peptidase domain-containing protein: MKQTTKNILGVGAIVLLSSGVAGLTTYKLLQSNEAATETSFNEMFKQNPNVKLAAFDAVNAQPVDLTQAAENSLHAVVHIRSTQEAKTRTVQQAPDIFDFFFGDGRGQQRQVQTQPRVGFGSGVIISKDGYIVTNNHVIDGADEISVKLNDNREFKGRVIGTDPSTDLALVKIEGDDFPTIPVGDSEALKVGEWVLAVGNPFNLNSTVTAGIVSAKARSLGVYNNGIESFIQTDAAINQGNSGGALVNAKGELVGINSVLSSPTGAYAGYGFAIPTSIMTKVIADLKQYGTVQRALLGIRGGSIGSSLMDDRQPIDNSGKTLADKAKELGVVEGVWVSEIVENGSASGADIKVDDVIIGLDNKKVSNMADLQEAIAKHRPGDKVKVKLIRDKKEKTVEVTLKNEQGTTKIVKDAGMEILGAAFKELPDDLKKQLNLGYGLQVTGVSSGKMSDAGVRKGFIILKANDQPMRKVSDLEEVMKAAVKSPNQVLFLTGVFPSGKRGYFAVDLTQE, encoded by the coding sequence ATGAAACAGACAACAAAGAACATTCTGGGAGTAGGAGCTATCGTTCTTCTTAGCTCAGGAGTTGCAGGATTGACAACTTACAAATTGTTGCAATCTAACGAGGCTGCTACAGAGACATCTTTTAATGAGATGTTCAAGCAGAATCCCAATGTCAAATTGGCTGCTTTTGACGCGGTAAACGCTCAACCTGTCGATTTGACTCAAGCTGCGGAAAATTCGCTTCATGCTGTCGTACATATAAGGTCTACTCAGGAAGCTAAAACAAGAACGGTTCAGCAAGCGCCGGATATTTTTGATTTCTTCTTTGGAGACGGACGCGGGCAGCAACGTCAGGTGCAAACTCAGCCCCGTGTAGGATTCGGTTCGGGGGTGATTATTTCTAAAGACGGATATATCGTAACGAACAATCACGTGATTGATGGTGCGGATGAAATCAGTGTGAAACTGAATGATAACCGTGAGTTCAAAGGACGTGTGATTGGGACCGATCCCAGCACTGACCTTGCACTGGTGAAAATCGAAGGCGATGATTTTCCGACTATTCCGGTAGGAGATTCTGAAGCTTTGAAAGTAGGAGAGTGGGTATTGGCGGTAGGTAACCCGTTCAATCTGAATTCTACTGTAACTGCCGGTATCGTAAGTGCAAAAGCCCGTTCGTTGGGAGTATATAATAATGGTATAGAATCATTCATCCAGACGGATGCTGCGATCAACCAAGGTAATAGTGGTGGCGCACTGGTGAATGCGAAAGGCGAATTGGTAGGTATCAACTCCGTACTTTCTTCTCCCACAGGTGCATACGCAGGATATGGTTTTGCCATTCCGACCAGTATTATGACAAAGGTCATCGCCGACTTGAAACAATATGGAACAGTACAACGTGCATTGCTCGGTATCCGTGGTGGTTCTATTGGTAGTAGTCTAATGGACGACCGTCAGCCGATTGACAACTCCGGTAAGACATTGGCAGATAAAGCGAAGGAACTGGGTGTAGTAGAAGGTGTATGGGTTTCCGAAATCGTAGAAAACGGTTCTGCGTCAGGAGCTGACATCAAGGTAGACGACGTAATCATCGGTTTGGATAATAAGAAGGTGTCCAACATGGCTGACTTGCAGGAAGCTATCGCTAAACATCGTCCGGGTGACAAAGTGAAAGTGAAACTGATCCGTGACAAGAAAGAAAAGACCGTTGAAGTAACGTTGAAGAACGAACAGGGTACTACCAAGATTGTGAAGGATGCAGGTATGGAAATCCTGGGAGCTGCTTTCAAAGAATTGCCGGATGATTTGAAAAAACAATTGAATCTGGGCTATGGGTTGCAAGTAACGGGAGTTTCCTCCGGTAAGATGTCGGATGCAGGAGTTCGCAAAGGATTTATCATTCTGAAAGCTAACGACCAGCCGATGCGTAAAGTCAGCGATCTGGAAGAAGTAATGAAGGCTGCAGTTAAGTCTCCGAACCAGGTATTGTTCTTGACCGGTGTCTTCCCGTCAGGCAAACGTGGATACTTCGCCGTCGATTTGACTCAGGAATAA